Proteins from one Ramlibacter sp. PS4R-6 genomic window:
- a CDS encoding tryptophan--tRNA ligase, whose amino-acid sequence MTAPVRFLTGITTSGTPHLGNYVGALRPAVEASRKPGTVNFYFLADYHALIKVDEPARVQRSTLEIAACWLACGLDPEHVYFYRQSDIREIPELTWLLTCVTGKGLLNRAHAYKAQVDKNTAAGVDVDNDVTAGLFMYPVLMAADILLFKANWIPVGRDQVQHIEMARDIAASFNHLYGEHLVLPQAQVDDTVALLPGTDGRKMSKSYDNVIPLFAPREQLRKQIMAIVTDSSGPGEPKKVEGSALFQIYEAFASKEETDALRKAYAQGISWADAKQMLFERIDREIAPMREKYDALVNDPAQIERTLQRGAEKARALAAPLMAELKAAVGLRNLADVAGKAKKKEKAALPSFKQYREADGKFYFKFLDAHGRLLAQSRAFDSPQQAGQVIADLKKGAPVDDPAVAGTLVLADGVAAGEFGAALAALSAA is encoded by the coding sequence ATGACCGCCCCCGTCCGCTTCCTCACCGGCATCACCACCAGCGGCACGCCGCACCTGGGCAACTACGTCGGCGCGCTGCGCCCCGCGGTGGAGGCCAGCCGCAAGCCCGGCACGGTCAACTTCTACTTCCTGGCGGACTACCACGCGCTGATCAAGGTGGACGAGCCGGCGCGCGTGCAGCGCTCCACGCTGGAGATCGCCGCCTGCTGGCTCGCCTGCGGGCTCGACCCCGAGCACGTGTACTTCTACCGCCAGTCGGACATCCGCGAGATCCCCGAGCTCACGTGGCTGCTCACCTGCGTCACGGGCAAGGGCCTGCTCAATCGCGCGCATGCGTACAAGGCGCAGGTGGACAAGAACACCGCCGCGGGCGTCGACGTGGACAACGACGTGACGGCGGGCCTGTTCATGTACCCCGTGCTCATGGCCGCCGACATCCTGCTGTTCAAGGCGAACTGGATCCCGGTGGGCCGCGACCAGGTCCAGCACATCGAGATGGCGCGCGACATCGCGGCCAGCTTCAACCACCTCTATGGCGAGCACCTCGTGCTGCCGCAAGCGCAGGTGGACGACACCGTGGCGCTGCTGCCCGGCACCGACGGGCGCAAGATGAGCAAGAGCTACGACAACGTGATCCCGCTGTTCGCGCCGCGCGAGCAGCTGCGCAAGCAGATCATGGCCATCGTGACCGACTCCAGCGGCCCGGGCGAGCCCAAGAAGGTCGAAGGCTCGGCGCTGTTCCAGATCTACGAAGCCTTCGCCTCGAAGGAAGAGACCGACGCGCTGCGCAAGGCGTACGCGCAGGGCATCTCCTGGGCCGATGCGAAGCAGATGCTGTTCGAGCGCATCGACCGCGAGATCGCGCCGATGCGCGAGAAGTACGACGCGCTGGTGAACGACCCCGCGCAGATCGAGCGCACGCTGCAACGCGGCGCCGAGAAGGCCCGCGCGCTCGCCGCGCCGCTGATGGCGGAACTGAAGGCCGCCGTGGGCCTGCGCAACCTGGCCGACGTGGCCGGCAAGGCGAAGAAGAAGGAGAAGGCGGCGCTGCCCTCGTTCAAGCAGTACCGCGAGGCCGACGGCAAGTTCTACTTCAAGTTCCTCGACGCCCACGGCCGCCTGCTGGCGCAAAGCCGCGCGTTCGACTCGCCCCAGCAGGCGGGCCAGGTGATCGCCGACCTGAAGAAGGGCGCGCCGGTGGATGACCCGGCCGTGGCCGGCACCCTCGTGCTGGCCGACGGGGTGGCCGCCGGGGAGTTCGGCGCCGCGCTCGCCGCGCTGTCAGCCGCCTGA
- a CDS encoding site-2 protease family protein, with translation MPRVGSSNIIQTVLIYALPVLFAITIHEAAHGYVARYFGDNTAYVAGRVTLNPIKHIDPLGTIVMPLLLYFATHGAFLFGYAKPVPVNFGALRHPKRDMIWVALAGPASNFIQAILWGIAFVVLAGSGVTERFWIEMCKAGVLTNLVMWAFNLFPLPPLDGGRVLVGLLPRRMAWNFSRIEPWGFFIVMALVIAGIVSDWWLRPLIAFGYVVLDVLLTPFTAAFGS, from the coding sequence ATCCCCCGCGTGGGTTCCTCCAACATCATCCAGACCGTCCTCATCTACGCCTTGCCGGTGCTCTTCGCGATCACCATCCACGAGGCGGCGCACGGCTACGTTGCCCGCTACTTCGGCGACAACACCGCCTATGTCGCGGGCCGCGTCACGCTCAACCCCATCAAGCACATCGACCCGCTCGGCACGATCGTGATGCCGCTGCTGCTGTACTTCGCGACGCACGGCGCCTTCCTCTTCGGCTACGCCAAGCCGGTCCCGGTGAACTTCGGCGCGCTGCGGCATCCCAAGCGCGACATGATCTGGGTCGCGCTCGCGGGCCCCGCGTCCAACTTCATCCAGGCCATCCTGTGGGGCATCGCGTTCGTCGTGCTCGCGGGCTCGGGGGTCACCGAGCGCTTCTGGATCGAGATGTGCAAGGCCGGCGTGCTGACCAACCTGGTGATGTGGGCCTTCAACCTGTTCCCGCTGCCGCCGCTCGACGGCGGCCGCGTCCTCGTCGGCCTGCTGCCGCGGCGCATGGCGTGGAATTTCAGCCGCATCGAGCCCTGGGGTTTCTTCATCGTGATGGCGCTGGTGATCGCCGGCATCGTCAGCGACTGGTGGCTGCGCCCGCTCATCGCGTTCGGCTACGTCGTGCTCGACGTGCTGCTCACACCCTTCACGGCCGCCTTCGGATCATGA